In Aedes albopictus strain Foshan chromosome 3, AalbF5, whole genome shotgun sequence, the following are encoded in one genomic region:
- the LOC134291796 gene encoding uncharacterized protein LOC134291796 codes for MSKKASPTGSGLHPAIESRNHLFLAGASGSAPGTQGNPLTNDAVVTEFSNLAIVNNAVREANGSGQSVTSSRGNAAMVTGVPFPPSQVTADGGNSIRVQHMGAKRKVKSSATIANYPVQSVTMVARENANLRVRITRFSHCEMCNERDTSSMVQCDGCDLWYHFSCVEVTSGIADRSWVCPARDKPDVDPRNINETPLHEPPKTAPVDPPVLPVNTRKSTGKASSNRSNQRKVALRLQMLEEQKQLEQKFLEEKYRILDEECVDDETVVSEDDVRSMDMSKVQGWLDDTSKCGEEDSGLVEEDGAPEVQALRQSTYAEFNGPRPTLQGFNPHQRSTPRQPVRFLELPKPLAPVPASESMFYQPSVQLPENTFRQPSSNVVSNVHCHRPGAAVQFYQALDHQSSQQHAGQIPAGYPTRRGPTTAPVNEFQSTADGNRMRQIDPTFRFSRHPECGPRDVEENVCVLNRSQLAARQAVSKELPEFYGNPEDWPLFFSMYNSSTQMCGFSNEENMLRLRKCLKGKALEAVRCRLLHPSIVSSVISTLKMLYGRPEAIVQAAIRKIRSLPSPQVEKLDTVVNFALTVENLVATIEACGIEDFVYNASLKMELVDRLPPALKLDWAKHSRHNPAPNLLDFSGWLYSIAEDASAVMQTSISGGRGRGSKSDGFVNLHSETEIERTRTSHDKQREPPTFQDCVSCKGSCTSVAKCKRFAELSLDAKWAVVRDAKLCRKCLRKHNGSCRQQKPCGVKGCTFLHHPLLHNKLQETEKDRSDRVLVTTTGSCNVHQVQTSEVLFRIVPVLLYGPSKVVQTYAFIDDGSELTLMEDSLAEELGVEGPRTSLCLKWTGGTKRMETDSQIVEVGISSTEKMKKPHRMTNIHTIQSLQLRPQTLILSELLQRFQHLKGLPIASYTNVCPRILIGLDNASLGHALKGREGKPYEPIAVKTRLGWIVYGSFSRAQQDVSYVNVHTIEVCECNSMSDDNLHAAVKDYFALDSLGIAKPSKILQSTEDERAIDILETQTNQKERRYESGLLWKYDDVRFPNSKGMAYRRWQCLDRRMQRDKTFSDTVRTKMADYMSKGYVRRLTDDEINARQSREWYLPIFPVINPNKPGKVRLVWDAAAAAYGVSLNSLLLKGPDLLTSLLTVLLQFRQFRIAVCGDIREMYLQILLKQDVRLCFFWKDSDEDDNPSVYTMLVLPFGVSCAPSIAQYVKNTNAKRFAEEHPTAVHAIVDQHYVDDMLVSVEGEQEAIDLAKNVRSIHAEAGFEMRNWISNCPRVLEALEEQQTEEKDLNITEGLTTEKVLGMWWNTSIDCFVFKISPRYDPELMSGQRRPTKREVLRTLMMIFDPLGLIGHFLMFLKTVLQEIWRTSVGWDEVIEEKQFEMWMQWLNVLPDVAKVEIPRCYRTSTSIESSNEVQLHVFVDASEKGFAAVAYLRFQEGHTIETALVGSKTRVAPIKFLSIPRSELQACVIGVRFANSIIQSLTVKVNRRYFWTDSSDVISWIQSDHRRYSQFVAFRISEILEASDVGEWQWIQTKQNVADEGTKWARVPDMSKTSRWLNGPDFLRKVEAEWPVKRQTAGATLEELRPHLLVHTVMPEPVINTEKFSKWTELLRSMAYVFRFTRNARISKQDRSFGPLTTEELSLSENYFYRLAQRSAYADEVAVLLDRRTTKTSKLISKSSSIYHLCPFLGKDDLLRVRGRTAACPFITQEAINPIILPKAHHVTALVVSYYHNKYHHQNHNVTINELRQKYSIPQLKAMYNKIRRDCQRCKNDCAQPQPPAMGDLPLSRLAAYARPFTYMGVDYFGPYVINLGRRLEKRWVLLATCLTTRAIHLQIVHTMTTDSCIMALRNVMARRGVPCVIYSDHGTNFQGASKELEEAMENLDKERFQAEFTTSHTSWRFIPPASPHMGGAWERLVRIVKQNLVKLKPSRTMSHEVLENLLTEIENVVNSRPMTHLPLDDDQSPVLTPNHFLLGSSNGLRSWVPFTDSTEVLKNSWKLSQALANQFWKQWLRDYLPYITRRTKWFTNVDPIGINDLVIIVDPNLPRNTWPKGRVIGVKQGPDHQVRSATVQTSRGIYERPAVKLAVLDVGVRSNAAQDDRIPRGSVGCAT; via the coding sequence ATGTCCAAAAAGGCATCTCCGACTGGATCTGGATTACACCCCGCTATAGAATCAAGAAACCACCTCTTCTTAGCTGGCGCCAGTGGTAGCGCACCTGGAACTCAAGGGAATCCTCTCACCAACGATGCTGTGGTCACCGAATTCAGTAATTTGGCCATCGTGAACAACGCAGTACGCGAAGCGAATGGATCAGGACAATCGGTGACGAGCTCAAGAGGCAACGCAGCTATGGTAACAGGAGTGCCTTTCCCCCCTTCTCAGGTAACTGCTGATGGTGGTAATAGCATAAGGGTCCAACACATGGGAGCCAAACGTAAGGTAAAGTCAAGTGCTACAATCGCGAATTATCCGGTCCAATCTGTAACCATGGTCGCGCGCGAAAATGCCAATCTGCGCGTACGAATAACTCGATTTAGTCATTGTGAGATGTGCAACGAACGTGATACCAGCAGCATGGTGCAGTGCGATGGCTGCGATTTGTGGTATCATTTCTCTTGTGTGGAAGTGACTAGTGGGATTGCAGATCGTAGTTGGGTCTGCCCGGCGCGCGACAAGCCCGATGTCGACCCGCGAAACATCAACGAAACACCACTGCATGAACCACCGAAGACCGCTCCGGTTGATCCACCAGTATTGCCGGTGAACACCAGGAAGTCTACCGGTAAGGCAAGCAGCAATCGTAGTAATCAACGGAAGGTCGCCTTGCGGCTACAAATGTTGGAGGAGCAAAAGCAGCTGGAgcagaagttccttgaagaaaAGTACCGAATTCTAGACGAGGAGTGCGTCGATGACGAAACCGTGGTTAGCGAAGATGATGTGCGGTCAATGGATATGTCGAAAGTTCAAGGATGGCTGGATGATACCAGCAAATGCGGCGAAGAGGACTCAGGATTGGTCGAGGAAGATGGCGCACCCGAAGTACAAGCGCTTCGGCAGTCAACGTATGCTGAATTCAACGGACCGCGTCCAACGTTACAAGGATTCAATCCTCATCAGCGATCAACACCTCGGCAACCGGTCAGATTCCTTGAGTTGCCGAAGCCTCTAGCACCGGTACCCGCTTCCGAGAGTATGTTCTACCAACCATCCGTACAACTTCCGGAGAATACATTTCGCCAACCGTCATCAAATGTGGTCTCCAACGTCCACTGCCATCGACCGGGAGCAGCAGTCCAGTTCTACCAAGCTCTCGACCACCAGTCTTCACAACAGCATGCAGGTCAAATTCCCGCAGGATACCCGACACGACGGGGACCAACAACTGCTCCAGTAAATGAGTTTCAATCTACAGCTGATGGGAATCGAATGCGTCAAATCGATCCAACATTTCGCTTCTCTCGACACCCCGAATGCGGTCCGCGTGACGTCGAAGAAAACGTATGCGTACTCAACCGTAGTCAGTTGGCAGCACGCCAAGCCGTTTCGAAGGAGTTGCCAGAGTTTTATGGAAATCCGGAGGATTGGCCGTTGTTTTTCTCCATGTACAACTCTTCGACGCAAATGTGTGGGTTTTCCAATGAGGAAAATATGCTTCGACTCCGGAAATGCCTGAAGGGAAAAGCGCTTGAAGCCGTACGGTGTCGATTGCTGCATCCGTCCATTGTGAGCAGTGTAATTTCCACCTTGAAAATGTTATACGGCAGGCCGGAAGCTATCGTTCAAGCAGCCATAAGGAAAATCAGGTCATTGCCATCACCGCAAGTAGAGAAGCTCGACACTGTGGTAAACTTCGCATTAACGGTCGAAAACTTGGTCGCCACAATTGAGGCATGCGGAATTGAGGACTTTGTATACAACGCGTCCTTGAAAATGGAACTGGTGGATCGTCTTCCTCCGGCATTGAAGTTGGATTGGGCGAAACACTCTCGACATAACCCAGCACCCAACCTTTTGGACTTCAGTGGATGGCTGTATTCGATTGCTGAGGATGCCAGTGCAGTTATGCAGACTTCGATAAGCGGTGGAAGAGGCCGTGGATCCAAGAGCGATGGATTTGTAAACCTTCATTCTGAAACGGAGATTGAACGCACGAGGACATCACACGACAAGCAAAGAGAGCCTCCGACTTTTCAAGACTGTGTTTCATGCAAAGGCAGCTGTACGTCAGTTGCCAAATGTAAACGGTTTGCAGAGCTGAGCTTAGATGCAAAGTGGGCCGTTGTTCGAGACGCAAAACTGTGCCGTAAATGCTTGCGGAAGCACAATGGATCCTGCAGGCAACAGAAACCTTGCGGAGTTAAAGGATGTACATTTCTGCATCATCCGTTGTTGCATAACAAGTTGCAGGAAACTGAAAAGGATCGATCTGATCGAGTACTAGTAACTACTACCGGGAGCTGCAACGTTCATCAAGTTCAAACCAGCGAGGTTCTTTTCCGGATTGTTCCTGTACTGCTATATGGACCTTCGAAGGTAGTCCAGACGTATGCCTTTATCGACGATGGTTCAGAACTGACGCTAATGGAGGACAGTTTGGCAGAGGAACTTGGAGTTGAAGGCCCTCGTACATCGTTATGTTTAAAGTGGACCGGAGGCACCAAGAGAATGGAAACCGACTCGCAAATAGTTGAGGTGGGGATCTCATCCACCGAAAAAATGAAGAAACCACACAGGATGACCAATATACACACTATTCAGAGTCTACAGCTTCGCCCTCAGACGTTAATCCTGTCCGAGCTACTGCAACGTTTCCAGCACCTGAAAGGATTGCCAATCGCATCTTATACGAACGTGTGCCCGCGTATCCTGATTGGCCTAGACAATGCTTCTCTAGGACATGCACTGAAAGGTCGAGAAGGGAAACCGTACGAACCAATCGCTGTCAAGACCCGTTTAGGTTGGATAGTTTATGGTAGTTTTTCACGTGCACAGCAAGATGTAAGCTACGTGAACGTGCACACAATCGAGGTATGCGAGTGCAACAGTATGTCTGATGACAATCTCCATGCTGCGGTGAAAGACTACTTCGCCCTGGACAGCCTCGGAATAGCGAAACCTAGTAAGATTCTACAATCAACGGAAGACGAGCGAGCAATAGACATCCTGGAAACGCAGACGAATCAAAAGGAGCGGCGGTACGAATCCGGATTGCTTTGGAAGTATGATGACGTCCGCTTCCCAAACAGTAAAGGAATGGCCTACAGAAGATGGCAGTGTTTGGATCGACGTATGCAACGTGACAAAACTTTTTCGGATACAGTAAGAACGAAAATGGCCGACTATATGAGTAAAGGATACGTTCGAAGGTTGACGGATGATGAGATAAACGCACGACAATCCCGGGAGTGGTATTTACCCATATTCCCGGTAATAAATCCCAACAAACCGGGAAAAGTGAGACTGGTGTGGGATGCAGCTGCCGCCGCATATGGCGTTTCTTTAAATTCACTTTTACTCAAGGGCCCGGATCTTTTGACGTCACTTCTCACCGTTCTCTTGCAGTTTCGACAATTCCGAATTGCTGTTTGCGGAGATATTCGGGAGATGTATCTGCAGATTCTGCTTAAACAGGACGTTCGTTTGTGCTTCTTCTGGAAGGACAGTGATGAGGATGATAACCCTAGTGTCTACACTATGTTGGTTTTGCCGTTTGGGGTGTCCTGCGCTCCAAGTATTGCGCAATACGTCAAAAATACAAACGCTAAACGATTCGCCGAAGAGCATCCTACGGCTGTCCATGCTATAGTCGACCAACATTACGTGGATGATATGCTCGTAAGTGTGGAAGGCGAGCAAGAAGCGATCGACCTAGCGAAAAACGTAAGGAGCATCCATGCCGAAGCGGGCTTCGAAATGAGAAACTGGATCTCTAACTGCCCGCGAGTTTTAGAAGCTCTAGAAGAACAACAAACAGAGGAGAAAGATCTCAACATAACCGAGGGCCTGACGACTGAAAAAGTCCTTGGCATGTGGTGGAATACGTCTATCGACTGCTTCGTATTTAAGATCTCACCACGATACGATCCAGAATTGATGTCTGGACAGCGACGGCCTACGAAACGCGAAGTATTGCGAACGCTTATGATGATTTTCGATCCCTTAGGGCTAATTGGTCATTTTCTGATGTTCCTGAAAACGGTATTGCAGGAGATCTGGCGCACCTCTGTTGGTTGGGATGAAGTCATCGAAGAAAAACAGTTTGAAATGTGGATGCAGTGGCTCAATGTTCTCCCAGACGTTGCCAAAGTAGAAATACCACGATGCTACAGGACCTCCACATCGATAGAAAGCTCGAACGAAGTACAATTGCATGTTTTTGTCGACGCTAGTGAGAAAGGGTTTGCTGCGGTAGCGTATCTTCGATTCCAGGAAGGACACACAATCGAAACAGCATTGGTTGGCTCAAAGACTCGTGTTGCGCCGATAAAATTCTTATCAATCCCTCGTTCGGAACTCCAAGCTTGCGTCATCGGAGTGAGATTTGCAAACAGCATAATACAATCACTCACTGTGAAGGTCAACCGACGTTACTTTTGGACTGATTCTAGCGACGTTATCAGCTGGATTCAATCTGATCATCGTCGGTATAGTCAATTTGTCGCTTTCCGTATAAGCGAAATTTTGGAAGCTTCTGATGTCGGAGAATGGCAATGGATTCAGACAAAACAAAACGTCGCCGATGAAGGAACCAAGTGGGCACGAGTTCCAGATATGAGCAAGACAAGCCGTTGGCTAAATGGACCTGACTTCTTGCGGAAAGTTGAAGCAGAGTGGCCAGTAAAGCGACAAACCGCCGGAGCAACTCTAGAGGAGTTACGACCTCATCTACTTGTACATACAGTAATGCCTGAACCTGTTATCAATACCGAAAAATTCTCTAAATGGACCGAACTTCTACGCAGCATGGCCTACGTCTTCCGTTTTACTCGGAATGCAAGGATTTCTAAGCAGGACAGAAGCTTTGGGCCGTTAACAACTGAAGAGTTGAGTTTAAGTGAAAACTACTTCTATCGACTTGCCCAACGAAGCGCTTACGCGGACGAAGTGGCAGTTCTACTAGACAGAAGGACGACGAAAACCTCTAAGTTGATTTCCAAAAGCAGCTCAATCTACCATCTTTGCCCGTTCCTCGGTAAGGATGACTTGCTTCGCGTGCGGGGCAGGACTGCAGCATGCCCGTTCATCACCCAGGAGGCTATCAACCCCATCATCCTTCCGAAAGCTCACCATGTTACTGCTTTGGTTGTCTCCTACTATCATAACAAATACCATCATCAAAACCATAACGTCACTATCAACGAATTGCGGCAAAAATACAGCATTCCTCAATTGAAAGCAATGTACAATAAGATCCGTCGAGACTGCCAGCGGTGCAAAAACGACTGTGCACAACCACAACCACCAGCCATGGGGGACTTGCCCCTGTCCCGTCTAGCTGCCTACGCTCGCCCTTTTACGTATATGGGGGTTGACTACTTCGGTCCCTATGTAATCAACCTCGGACGACGTCTTGAAAAGCGGTGGGTTCTGTTGGCCACTTGCCTTACTACACGCGCTATTCACCTCCAAATAGTTCACACCATGACAACGGATTCGTGCATAATGGCCCTTAGAAACGTTATGGCCAGAAGAGGGGTACCTTGTGTTATATACAGTGACCATGGAACTAACTTTCAAGGGGCTAGCAAGGAATTGGAAGAAGCTATGGAGAACTTGGATAAAGAGCGATTTCAGGCGGAGTTCACAACTTCCCATACGTCTTGGAGATTCATACCACCGGCTTCCCCACACATGGGTGGCGCGTGGGAACGACTCGTGCGGATCGTTAAACAAAACCTCGTCAAGCTGAAACCTTCAAGAACGATGTCCCATGAAGTTCTGGAAAATCTATTGACGGAAATTGAAAACGTGGTCAATTCACGCCCAATGACCCATTTACCTCTGGATGACGACcaatccccggtattaactcccaaccattttttgctgggatctaGTAATGGCCTACGTTCTTGGGTTCCTTTCACCGACAGCACGGAAGTgcttaaaaactcctggaaactGTCGCAAGCTTtagctaatcagttttggaaacaGTGGCTACGCGACTATCTGCCGTATATTACCCGCAGAACTAAATGGTTCACTAACGTGGACCCTATCGGGATCAATGATCTCGTTATCATCGTAGATCCTAACCTTCCGCGGAATACCTGGCCAAAAGGCCGCGTAATTGGAGTAAAACAAGGACCAGACCATCAGGTGAGAAGTGCTACAGTACAGACTTCCCGTGGTATTTACGAACGACCCGCAGTGAAACTCGCCGTGCTGGACGTAGGCGTTCGAAGCAATGCAGCTCAGGATGATCGCATTCCGAGGGGGAGTGTGGGTTGCGCTACGTGA
- the LOC109419777 gene encoding uncharacterized protein LOC109419777 translates to MLGPDDLGQVIVLVLRRKLDDKVPGDQQQENAALPDSIIVGASIELMVGVKEARTISASREGRGTRYILRTSSKSILEKLTKITKLTDGTEVEIVHHPTLNTVQGIVYDTDTINKDEDLILDYLKPQGVHAVRRIRKRVNGAFKNTPLLVLSFHGTTVPDIVYFGLLRKEVRVYYPSPMICYNCGYYGHSKKICQQPSICLRCAVQHDVPDGEHCVNPPNCLHCKTGHQTTSRDCPKYQEEEKIVRLKVDKSISITEARRLYAEENKRETFATVVQEQIQQQLAAKDLLIATLQQQVATLTKELAALKEALKSFSHSQPPSPHHQQNTTTTQKPSSKAFSSTHVQQIQPPQTERLSRKDQSGIPPQQEQRENRKNNRQQCTIMTRSRSNKRHMEFSPTEIAHHQGKRTPAPSNKTSTSIDAESNNGPGTS, encoded by the coding sequence ATGCTTGGTCCGGATGATTTAGGCCAAGTGATTGTACTAGTCTTGCGACGTAAACTGGATGACAAAGTGCCTGGTGATCAACAACAAGAAAATGCTGCCTTACCGGACTCCATCATTGTGGGTGCTTCCATAGAGCTCATGGTTGGTGTGAAGGAAGCCAGAACCATAAGCGCTTCTCGCGAAGGTCGCGGTACACGCTACATTCTTCGCACTAGCTCCAAAAGTATTCTCGAGAAGCTCACCAAAATCACGAAACTGACAGACGGCACTGAGGTTGAAATCGTCCATCATCCTACGCTCAACACCGTTCAAGGAATAGTGTATGATACGGACACCATCAACAAAGACGAGGATCTGATTCTGGACTACCTCAAACCCCAGGGTGTTCATGCAGTAAGGAGAATCAGGAAACGAGTAAACGGCGCTTTTAAGAATACTCCACTATTGGTTCTGTCCTTCCATGGCACCACTGTGCCGGATATTGTCTACTTTGGACTACTGCGTAAAGAAGTCAGGGTTTACTACCCTTCACCCATGATCTGCTACAACTGTGGATACTACGGACACTCTAAGAAAATCTGCCAGCAACCCAGCATCTGCCTGCGATGTGCCGTCCAACATGATGTTCCCGATGGCGAACATTGTGTCAATCCGCCAAACTGCCTTCACTGCAAGACTGGACATCAAACGACTTCGCGAGACTGCCCTAAATACCAAGAGGAGGAGAAAATTGTTCGTTTGAAAGTCGACAAAAGCATTTCAATTACCGAAGCAAGACGCCTGTACGCAGAAGAAAATAAACGGGAAACTTTTGCAACAGTTGTACAAGAACAAATCCAACAACAACTGGCTGCCAAAGATCTCCTAATAGCTACATTGCAGCAACAAGTAGCTACACTAACAAAAGAGCTCGCCGCTTTGAAAGAAGCACTGAAATCATTCTCCCACAGTCAACCACCATCACCACACCATCAACAGAATACTACCACTACCCAGAAACCGTCTTCTAAAGCTTTTTCAAGTACACATGTGCAGCAAATTCAACCACCACAAACCGAGCGGCTATCTAGGAAGGACCAATCAGGTATCCCGCCGCAGCAAGAGCAACGAGAAAACCGCAAAAACAACAGACAGCAGTGCACTATCATGACTCGTAGTAGAAGCAATAAACGGCACATGGAATTCTCACCTACAGAAATAGCGCACCACCAGGGCAAACGAACGCCAGCACCGTCGAACAAAACCAGTACATCCATCGACGCAGAATCAAATAATGGACCAGGAACCTCATAA
- the LOC134290690 gene encoding uncharacterized protein DKFZp434B061-like: MTNTNNTNGKLYPSRPPLTAAEYDKIHNLISIPSTSKITPVSPYDSPSARPPTSTLTRDVPDFSDEPLAAVGVGSPLYRATTNVINAPPHTDSPSARPPTSTLTRDVPESSDEPLAAVDVGCPQPRATSGTMPNVINSNLPSWSTQNTPRSTASISSPITEARWRAHGSNQLHDAALLHRKSPSTPACFDSPSARPPTSTLTRDVPDFSDEPLAAVDVGCPHSRLPVPCHTRKEPPAVISPAAYLGARRRR; this comes from the exons ATGACGAATACGAACAATACCAATGGAAAACTTTACCCCAGTCGTCCCCCTTTGACAGCagctgaatatgataaaatacacAACCTCATCAGCATTCCGTCGACAAGCAAAATCACTCCAGTTTCTCCATACgattcgccaagcgcgaggcctcccacgtcgaccctgaccagggatgtcCCGGATTTTTCCgatgagcctctggcggcagtcggCGTGGGCAGCCCACTGTATCGGGCAA CAACCAACGTGATCAACGCTCCACCCCATACtgattcgccaagcgcgaggcCTCCCACGTCAaccctgaccagggatgttcCGGAGTCTTCCGACGAGCCCCTGGCGGCAGTTGACGTGGGCTGCCCGCAACCACGGGCAA CCTCCGGTACTATGCCTAACGTAATCAACAGTAATCTACCCTCGTGGAGCACGCAAAATACGCCCAGATCAACCGCATCCATCAGTTCACCAATAACCGAAGCCCGTTGGAGAGCACATGGATCCAATCAACTACACGATGCTGCTTTATTACACCGGAAAAGTCCATCAACACCTGCATGTTTtgattcgccaagcgcgaggcctcccacgtcgaccctgaccagggatgtcCCGGATTTCTCCgatgagcctctggcggcagtTGACGTGGGTTGCCCACACTCACGG CTCCCAGTACCGTGCCACACTCGAAAGGAACCACCAGCAGTGATCAGCCCTGCTGCCTACCTCGGAGCACGCAGGAGGCGCTGA